The DNA region CATGTTTTGCTTTCAGTCCTACATATTTATTGTCCCGCTGTTATTAATGCATTGTCTACATTGTGTAGCGTTGTcctgttgtactgtgttgtcTGCTGTACTATGCATGTCCCCAGAGATCCGTGCGAGCAAGAACAAGAACATACATATGGGCAATAAACTCCTGTACTCTACTCTGCTCTAAGCCCCACACCTATCTCACCTCTTGCTGAGCGCAGACCCCAGGCTGCCCACCAGGTCCCTGTGCGGACCCGTGTCCACTGCGTTCCAGTTCCAGGACTCCGCCGAACCCCAGTTCGTGAAGCCCTCGTGATGTTTGGCTGTCAGAACCACGTACCTGCCGGCGGGGAACCAGCGCAGACGTTAGCAAGAGCCGCGGAGGCGCATGTCGCAGGCTGATTGCAGAAATAATGCAAACAAACGAACAAAACAGCCGGCTGTTCTCCggtcaaaatatttaaaagtttaaagcaGAAGAGCCAAGAGCGGGATAGCGCCGAAGACCGAAGCAACTCACTTCGCCCCCGAAGCCTCAAATACGTCAGCCCACTGGTCCGGATCAAAAAACTGGGCTCGGAACTCGGGGGCGAAATCCGGGTAGGCGAACCCAGGCGGGTAGTTCTTCTCCATGAAGTCCACATACAGCGGCTCCTGCGTTCCCCGCCAGTGCCACCAAAACCACTCGCTTCCGAACCCCGGAACCGAAAACACACCCCAGTGCACGAAGATCCCGAACTTGGCTTCGTCGTACCACGAGGGCAGCGGCCTGGAATCCAGGCTGGCCCAGTCCGGAGCGTACCGAGACCGGACAGCCGACACCAAGAGACAGCTAAAATACAGCAGGCGAGAAGCCCGCATTGTAGTCTGAAAAGGGACTTCAGTTACAAACGTTAAAATATAACATGCAACTTGCTACCTAGCAGTAGCAGGTCTaagatagatatatatatatttgcgcCTCCTCCAGTCCAAGCGTGTATTAGTAGCAAAGATGTACTACAGACCCACTGTGTGTCTGGACCGATTCCGCTCGAAGTGGAACTCGGGGTCATGTGACACGGTGATCACGTGCCATTGTCTCGCGCAGTTGCCGGACTTTCGCTTTGATGGTGGAAGATGAGCAGGCGGCGGATTGTATCGCCCATCGCAACAGCGGCGGAGTGTGTTGCCCGCTCACGGGAAGGTGACAGGAACATTGAACAGCTGGACTTTATTCTGTTAAACTACCACTTTCTAACTGAAACGTGAACAAGCTGATTTGTGCGTGTTCGGTGAGGCTGGAAAATTTGTTACCAGCATTGTTTTGGATAGATTTTGCAAAACTTTATGTTTAAGCGTTTTAAGTGTGAATCTTGGATTTAAGTAGTTTGACATTCTTAATAAGATAAGGTGCAAGATGGAAAAGGAGCATTTATTTGTAATTAAGCTGTCAGTAATACTGGTTAGATATGGTCTAGTGCTTCTCTGTCTTTTAATGCTTGTAAGGTGGAGATGTAAAATTACTTAAACTCCATTAAAAACATGAAGAATTACAaggcaaaaaatacaattgatgAACATTAAAACTGTAACTTCTTGTGTTGAGATTTGTAATGGCCTCTGGAGCGGATCGGTCTGTGCTTTTCTGTTCACTAGTCTTTTCTGGATTCATTCCCTTTCTCCCCTACTTGTGTTCTCTGATGTTTAATAAAACGCTGAAAAAAACACGCTCGTGGCTGCTAGGAACATTGAAAGGATCCTTGCTCAAACTAAACAAGAAATAATATCCACTCGCTGTGCGGCGACGTTTGAACTATAGAGGCAGTGTATAATatctaaatgtaaaattaattttaaaaaaggtaaaataaatcattgcttTGTATAAcgctattaaaacatttaaatgattattataaaaaaaaactttgaacagTTTTATAGTAAGTCAGCAATGCTGATACAAAGATAGCGTTTTACTGCCGGCGTGCCCTGCTGTAAATTAACAATCGGTAGGCGCCTCCTAATCCCGAGCTCTGTTCCAGATGTTACGTTCCAACTGTTTAAATTACTTGTACGATGTAAGCATTTAAGTTGAAATTTATCGCAAACTTCATTCGTCTGATTTTGATCTCGTTTGTCCCCCAAACTCGCCTGCAGCCAATTTGATAGGGCTTCTCCTGCTGCGCCCCAAAACTGGAATTGTGTTCATTCATGTGACCTATCCTGAGCGCATTAAAATCCAGACTCCAACCCTTCCTCATAAAGGCTTTTATGTAACTGGTATCCGTGtatataaaatcaagtttattattttattataaatgtaaCCGTCTGAAAAGCTTAAACTAATAGCAGAGCTCTAATCAACTAAATAATCACTTCGCTGGATCAAAGCTCAGGCTGAGATGTAGAGGAGTATGAACTGCAGCGCATAAGTTAATGTCTGTAAACTAAAAAGGTTTTTAATGTTGTACGGaagttttaaattctttaaaaaacgtTAACAAACAggatttttaaaatggattttcaTGTGTACAGCACAGCCCGTGCCCATCTGCGGGACGTGACGCAGTTACATCAGCTTTCTGCCGAAAGACAGGGGGCAGTCTTCCACAGCAGCAGGGCGCCCGACCACAGCAACAGGcacagaggacagagagaggggctTCTTCTCAGATCCGTGGCTGCTGGTTTTCACTGGGTTGGAAGAACAAGACTAAAGAGCACAAACACAGGCATGCATCAGAGATGGTCACCTCCACCGCCTGAGAGACTAAGCAGCCCTTAATTTTCACTCCATCTCTGCTCTTAAGGACTTCGCGGAATATTAATCGTTTGGGCAAAAAGCCAACGTGCCTGTTGCTGCTTTAGGTCTTTATTTGATCATGATCCAAGAGCCTCCAGCTTTCAGGACTAGAATGGACTATCCCAGACATACATGATCACAGGACATGCCCAGCTACACCACCACACATACAGCGgaagcacagggcacacaccCAGATCCGCCTTATTTCCCTCCATACAATCAGTTACTCAGCAAGCAAGACTTTCCTCAGCCAAGTACAAAAATGGTTTTCATTTGTGAAAaggcaacaataaaaaaaacataacacctACAAGGCAAAAGAACAATTATAAATAAAGACACGATACATGTAGAagcatttggggaaaaaaaacaacaacattcagAAGTTCAGAAAACAAAGCGTGCACTCGACAATATTTAAACAGTACAAAACTCAAGGACAGAACAAAATTCGATGAAAAACAACAGTAGGACAGGGATCATTTCTATGCCTGCATTTCCCAGTCTGGTTGATATCACTGAAGGTCTGAAAAAAAGACTGTTCCAAACAGCAAACGTTGTATTATAAGGTAGACTTAAAGCCATAACAGAGGCTACAGCAAGCCTTGGTCCAATCTCTCCCTCGTGTTTTGCAGTACTGCCGATAAAGCCTACCTGCCTACCTTCGCACCCATTCTCACCAAGACACCATCGGCAAGTCGAAGGACCAGTGAAACGTCTCCTAGAGAACTGCTAAAGAAGGAAGCCTGGAAACGGGCCGGAAATTAGGACATCAGAAACGTCGCAGACAAGGGCAGGCAGTCCTCATTAAGCCCCTCTAGCCCATTTGCATCATAGTTGCTGGCTGGTCCAAGGGTCTCAccaagccatttcttgaaagaggccAGGGTATCGTCTACAGCAATATGGCCAGCTTACCTCTTCCAGCCTCTCACAACCCGCTATGTAAAGAACCACCCCCTGCTCTcggatttaaatgcactttcacttGGTTTCCATGTGCAGCCTCTGATTCAGTTCCCTGTCGACACTGAAGGAGGTCGCTTGGTTGATTGTGCCAGGATTTTCAGTTTCTGGATCCCCTATTTTAAGTTTgccttaaaataaattaaaagctcCTTTGTGACTAAAAGTGCAAATACAAAGCTGGGATATTTTTCAGCCATTCTTTAAAAATtcagaacaacaacaacccgACAGGTGACTAAGAAAAGCCATTATCAGACAATCAAAGCTGCTTCTTTAGTGTTACTACAAAATCAGGgcagtctttttaaaaatgtaggtGCTTTTCTAAGAGATGGATTTCCAAACATGTTTAGGATATGAAGTTGcaggactttttttaaaaatccatttaaGATTCCTTTGGCAATTTAAAAGTGTCACCATTGTTGATGCTCAAAGCTTCACAGTGTCCACGACAGCTTCTATTCAGAACTCTTACTGCCTccaaataaaatactgaaaaaatgttCTGTGGCTCCAGTTCTAGTGTTGGGACTGGGAGAATGTGAAGGCAGGGATTCTACACATGCATGCAAAACTGTTGACTCCTGTGACAAACCCACACCCACAGACCAGGACCCAACAAGTATGGGTTTCAATTCATACTCCCTCCACTGGGTGGAGCTCTAGCTCACAACTGGCTTGGTCTCCTTCTGCTCCAGCTCCTCGTCGCTGTCCTCCACTTCCTGAATGATGAGGTCTGCGCCCGAGTCTTCCGCCAGATCATCTTCATCTGTCATCGGCCAACCCTtgtccccctcctcctccccgaAATAGGGCCCCATCACGCCGCCGGCCGGGTCCGAGCTGTCAAACACCACGCTGTCGCAGCCCGACTCCAGCAGGCACTCGTTGCAGAGGCGGTACCGGCGCGTGCCCTCGCACACCACCCGCCCGCTCAGCTCCGTCACCTGCCGCTTGCACTTCCTGCAGATCAGTTTCCTGGCCTGGTGGATCTGTTGGGAAGACAGGAAGCGCAGGAGCGTCTAGCGGGTATGCAGTCAGGAAGTAATCGTTTCAGGGAAAATGCTCGGAGTCCCCGGAGGTGCACAGGGAGCGTGGCAGCAGGACAGAGCTGCTAGCCGGGCAGACACTGGGACTGGGACAGCGGGAGAGTCGGAAGCAGACAGGCGCAGACGCGCACATGGACACTCACGGTCTGGAAGTGGCTGCGCAGGTGCTCCAGGCGGGTGAACCTCTTGGAGCAGGCCTCGCAGGGGTATGGACGCTCCCCGGTGTGGCAGCGCAGGTGTCTCTTCAGGTCCGCCTTCCTCTTCACCGTGTGGGTGCAGAACGGGCACTTGAACCGCATGGTCGGGCACTCGTCTGGACAGGACAAGAGACACGGGGTTCAGCGCTGAGAAACCGAGGCCCCTAGGCCTGTCCCCtctccctgacccctgacccctctctTATGACCCTGGTTCCCTAACCCCCGATCCCAGCCCTCACCCTGCAGACACCCCACCAAAGCAAAGCGCAACATTTGCTTGAGGAAGTAAAACAAGGTCACGATAAATCTGCAATCTTGGGACAGCAGTGAGATAATTAGAATTACATTCACAGACATTTGTGGAGTCTAAATCTTGAGAAAGTTCGCAGCTAATATCAAATATCAGAAGACTTGCGCAGTTCCTGTAGTTAGCGCCCTTCCTCTGCACATCCAGCACTTATTTAGTTTAGCTCCTCACAGGGTTCATAATTAAGGTTCCCCCCCACATCGGCTTCACCTCTGTTGAAGAGGCCCACAACCCCAACGATAGTGGGCAATGTATTGTAGAGCTCGTCAGCCTTCTCTGCTTTGGGGCGGGAGGGCGCCCCCTTCAGTTCGGAGGAAGAACGCGTGGCCGCAGGCTGAATAGACCAGTCTTTTTTCTTCCCTGTCTCCCCAGCGCCCCCCTCTGGCCCCAAACTGAACTGGTACCCTCCAGGTGAGGCGTGTAGCTCGGGGTCAGCGATCTGAAGGGCTCGGCGGCCCATTCGCCGAGAAGGCTGCTCTGACGGGGATGAGCCGCGCTTGGCGGGCTCTGGCTCAGACTTGGTCTCCTTGTGGTAGTCCACTTCGGGGCTGTTGTAAATGTGCCAGGAGGCAGGCTGAGAGCTGCTGGGGCTTTTCAGCATTGCCCCCGCATTGCTGGAGGAGTAATCTTGCGGCTCTCTGACACCCCCAGACCTTGAAGCGTTCTCAGACAGGCTCAGGTAGTGGTCATCCTCCTCCTTGGCGCTGATGTCCAGGGAGGACTTGATGAAGCTCTTGCAGTAGCCGATGACGTCGGTCATCTGCAGGTAGCTGGCTGCTGACATGACCTCGATGACGTTGGTGCTAGTGAGGTCAAGCTTCCCCGAGTACATGAAGTCGAGGATGACGGTGAAAGTGTCCTGGCTGAAGACTTCGAAGGAGGCGCTGACAGGCTGCCCGCAGTCCTGGGCGCCCTGGGACAACAGCATGCGGAAGTAGCCACTGCTGGCGAAGAGCACATTGCGGTGCGCCTTGAAAACCCGCCCCTCCACCAGCACGCTGCAGTCACAGAAGAGTTCCTGCCTGCGCTGCTCATCCAGCTGCTGCAGCAGACGGCTCTGATGACTGGAGGAAATGTCAGCGCTGAGCGCCGAGACGCGGGAGGGGTGCCTAGAGAAGAGAGAGAGCATCCCAGGGTGAGGAGACATCGACAAGAGTGCGGAACAGGAGAGTGAATTAGGTAGGAGAGACAGAGCTGGGGACAGGTCAAGTGGGTTGGAGAATAAGACAGGATAAATTCATGTGTATCTCTGACATCAGCATGCGCCTGCCTCAAAAGTTAACATGGTAACAACATGTCTTGTTATGAGGCATGCAAGAACCCTTGGCACCCCATTTAAAAGCACATTCCTgggttttctgtctttttttgtcCATCCTTGGCCCTTGATGGGTATCAAAGACtagaaaaagaaagaattcaAGACACA from Lepisosteus oculatus isolate fLepOcu1 chromosome 11, fLepOcu1.hap2, whole genome shotgun sequence includes:
- the zbtb8a gene encoding zinc finger and BTB domain-containing protein 8A, whose amino-acid sequence is MDILSEMRTKGSSQTPGEPGQPHPSRVSALSADISSSHQSRLLQQLDEQRRQELFCDCSVLVEGRVFKAHRNVLFASSGYFRMLLSQGAQDCGQPVSASFEVFSQDTFTVILDFMYSGKLDLTSTNVIEVMSAASYLQMTDVIGYCKSFIKSSLDISAKEEDDHYLSLSENASRSGGVREPQDYSSSNAGAMLKSPSSSQPASWHIYNSPEVDYHKETKSEPEPAKRGSSPSEQPSRRMGRRALQIADPELHASPGGYQFSLGPEGGAGETGKKKDWSIQPAATRSSSELKGAPSRPKAEKADELYNTLPTIVGVVGLFNRDECPTMRFKCPFCTHTVKRKADLKRHLRCHTGERPYPCEACSKRFTRLEHLRSHFQTIHQARKLICRKCKRQVTELSGRVVCEGTRRYRLCNECLLESGCDSVVFDSSDPAGGVMGPYFGEEEGDKGWPMTDEDDLAEDSGADLIIQEVEDSDEELEQKETKPVVS